From the Chitinolyticbacter meiyuanensis genome, one window contains:
- a CDS encoding NAD(P)H-dependent glycerol-3-phosphate dehydrogenase, giving the protein MKIAVLGAGAWGTALAIRFADRQPVTLWTRDAEQAASMAATRDNARYLPDAPFPANLDVTADLANAIADARTILIVTPMAGLRGTLKALTALGNHAPVLWACKGLEAGTMLFPHQVAEEELPADVARGMLSGPSFAQEVAAGRPAAVTIAAEDAEFARATVEALNTHVLRLYASDDLIGVEIGAAVKNVMAIAAGVCDGLNYGLNARAALLTRGLAEMARFGAAVGAKPETFMGLAGIGDLMLTATGDLSRNRRVGLLLAQGLSLADILKNLGHVAEGVPTAREVLRQAEVLGVDMPLTRAVCRTLFDEVPVADIVDELMGRAPKMEC; this is encoded by the coding sequence ATGAAGATCGCCGTACTTGGCGCGGGAGCCTGGGGCACCGCGCTTGCCATCCGCTTTGCCGATCGCCAGCCGGTCACCCTGTGGACCCGTGATGCCGAACAGGCTGCCAGCATGGCCGCCACGCGCGACAACGCGCGCTACCTGCCGGACGCGCCCTTCCCCGCCAACCTCGACGTTACTGCCGATCTGGCCAACGCCATTGCCGACGCCAGGACCATCCTGATCGTCACACCGATGGCTGGACTGCGCGGCACGCTCAAGGCGCTGACCGCACTTGGCAACCATGCCCCGGTGCTGTGGGCCTGCAAGGGGCTGGAAGCGGGCACCATGCTGTTCCCGCATCAGGTCGCCGAGGAAGAACTGCCGGCCGACGTGGCTCGCGGCATGCTGTCCGGCCCCAGTTTTGCGCAGGAAGTGGCAGCCGGCCGGCCGGCCGCCGTGACCATCGCTGCTGAAGACGCCGAATTCGCCCGCGCCACGGTCGAGGCGCTCAACACCCATGTGCTGCGGCTCTACGCCAGCGACGACCTGATCGGCGTAGAGATCGGCGCCGCGGTGAAGAACGTGATGGCGATCGCCGCTGGCGTGTGCGATGGCCTGAACTACGGCCTCAACGCCCGCGCCGCGCTGTTGACGCGTGGCCTCGCCGAGATGGCACGCTTTGGTGCCGCCGTCGGCGCCAAGCCGGAAACCTTCATGGGCCTCGCGGGCATCGGCGACCTGATGCTCACCGCCACCGGTGATCTGTCGCGCAACCGCCGCGTCGGTTTGCTGCTGGCGCAGGGCCTGAGCCTCGCCGACATCCTGAAGAACCTCGGCCATGTCGCCGAAGGCGTGCCGACCGCGCGCGAAGTGCTGCGTCAGGCCGAGGTACTCGGCGTCGACATGCCGCTCACCCGCGCCGTATGCCGGACCTTGTTCGACGAGGTGCCGGTTGCCGACATCGTCGACGAGCTGATGGGGCGAGCGCCAAAGATGGAATGCTGA
- a CDS encoding SH3 domain-containing protein, which yields MCLLLACALVAQAAHALEFRSAARHGVVLYQQPADTAAKQFVISRGSPLEILATQDGWLRVRDRAGAIAWVKATDVSPVQTVEVLKATTLYSKPDTAAPAAFKAAAGLVLTLVENSRNGWLRVKHQGGQEGYVRIEQVWGA from the coding sequence GTGTGTTTGCTGCTGGCCTGCGCGCTGGTCGCGCAGGCAGCCCACGCCCTCGAATTCCGCAGCGCTGCCCGCCATGGCGTGGTGCTGTACCAGCAACCCGCCGATACCGCCGCCAAGCAGTTCGTGATCAGCCGCGGCTCGCCGCTGGAGATCCTCGCCACGCAGGATGGCTGGCTGCGCGTGCGTGATCGCGCCGGCGCTATCGCCTGGGTGAAAGCCACGGACGTCAGCCCGGTGCAGACGGTGGAAGTGCTCAAGGCCACCACCCTCTACAGCAAGCCCGACACCGCCGCGCCCGCTGCCTTCAAGGCCGCCGCCGGCCTTGTGCTCACCCTCGTCGAGAACAGCCGCAACGGCTGGCTGCGCGTGAAGCACCAGGGCGGCCAGGAAGGCTACGTCCGTATCGAACAAGTGTGGGGCGCATGA
- the grxC gene encoding glutaredoxin 3 translates to MNKVLMYSTGICPYCVMAERLLTQRGVDAIEKIRVDLEPNRREEMMQKTGRRTVPQIYIGDTHVGGYDDLAALDRAGGLVPLLENQ, encoded by the coding sequence ATGAACAAGGTCTTGATGTACAGCACTGGCATATGCCCCTACTGCGTGATGGCCGAGCGGCTGTTGACGCAGCGTGGCGTGGACGCCATCGAGAAGATCCGCGTCGATCTGGAACCCAACCGACGCGAAGAGATGATGCAGAAGACCGGCCGGCGCACGGTGCCGCAGATCTATATCGGCGACACCCACGTCGGTGGCTATGACGATCTGGCCGCGCTCGACCGCGCTGGTGGGCTCGTTCCGCTGCTTGAAAACCAGTGA
- a CDS encoding DUF5610 domain-containing protein, with protein MASNISSVTTQVGHTKAAPTTERATKTVDEGQDGVPQENVSIGKGDGEALTYANPRAQLAAERPDLNKLLEESERKVDEFMTYLRGLVKDQGLEWSKVASGEQKLSASAEEIDAAKQAISEDGEWGVKKTAERILSFAKYAIGGNPENMEKIRAAVQQGFDEAREMLGGSLPQISEDTYDAVMKEFDRWAKEGIPEGDTVSLAKPKVNEPKA; from the coding sequence ATGGCCAGCAACATTTCCAGTGTGACGACGCAAGTCGGCCACACCAAGGCAGCCCCGACGACCGAGCGCGCCACCAAGACCGTGGACGAAGGTCAGGATGGTGTACCGCAGGAAAACGTCAGCATCGGCAAGGGTGACGGCGAAGCGCTGACCTATGCCAACCCGCGCGCCCAGCTCGCCGCCGAGCGGCCGGACCTCAACAAGCTGCTCGAGGAATCGGAGCGCAAGGTCGACGAGTTCATGACCTATTTGCGCGGCCTGGTGAAGGATCAGGGGCTGGAGTGGTCCAAGGTGGCGAGTGGCGAGCAGAAGCTCAGCGCTTCGGCCGAGGAGATCGACGCCGCCAAGCAGGCGATCTCCGAAGACGGCGAGTGGGGGGTGAAGAAGACGGCCGAACGCATCCTGTCCTTTGCCAAGTACGCCATCGGTGGCAATCCGGAAAACATGGAGAAGATCCGTGCAGCGGTACAGCAGGGCTTCGACGAAGCACGCGAGATGCTGGGTGGCTCGCTGCCGCAGATCAGCGAGGACACGTACGATGCGGTGATGAAGGAGTTCGATCGCTGGGCCAAGGAGGGCATCCCGGAAGGCGATACGGTTTCGCTGGCCAAGCCCAAGGTGAACGAACCCAAGGCCTGA
- the secB gene encoding protein-export chaperone SecB codes for MSEQEQQEQSQQPVFAIQKLYVKDISLEAPNTPQAFMEQEQPEFNIQFRNNAKSFDNGFYEAALTVTATAKAEDRTLFLVEITQAGLFSIENIPEGELDPLLGIGCPSILFPYLREAVSDLTTRAGFPPLLLQPINFEAIYLQQRQAQAAQEANGEAQTTH; via the coding sequence ATGAGCGAACAGGAACAGCAAGAACAATCGCAACAACCGGTCTTTGCCATCCAGAAGCTGTACGTGAAGGACATCTCGCTGGAAGCACCGAACACCCCGCAAGCGTTCATGGAGCAGGAACAGCCGGAATTCAACATCCAGTTCCGCAACAACGCCAAGAGCTTCGACAACGGTTTCTATGAAGCCGCGCTCACCGTGACCGCCACTGCCAAGGCCGAAGACCGTACGCTGTTCCTGGTCGAGATCACCCAGGCTGGCCTCTTCAGCATCGAGAACATTCCGGAAGGCGAACTCGACCCGCTGCTCGGCATCGGTTGCCCCAGCATCCTGTTCCCCTACCTGCGTGAAGCCGTCAGCGATCTGACCACCCGCGCCGGCTTCCCGCCGCTGCTGCTGCAGCCGATCAACTTCGAAGCGATCTACCTGCAACAACGTCAGGCCCAGGCCGCGCAAGAAGCCAATGGCGAAGCGCAGACCACGCACTGA
- the bioH gene encoding pimeloyl-ACP methyl ester esterase BioH, with protein MSPELFVETRGHGPDVVFLHGWAMNGAVWRPVAERLAQDFCCHLVDLPGHGGSGMVEPYSIEAMVAALDAAFPLPVQVVGWSLGGAVATRWTLAQPEKIRSLTLVASSPCFAQRDDWPSAMPLATLAQFAASLQTDWRGTLKRFISLQAMGDASARVVARGLTDELFAHGEPQAEALAAALELLRSTDLRSEIARLDLPMLLQYGDKDTLTPLGAAIWLSAQQPNATFIVHRGAAHAPFISHLDEFVDCQRRFLAGV; from the coding sequence GTGAGTCCTGAGCTGTTTGTCGAAACCCGAGGGCACGGTCCGGATGTGGTGTTCCTGCATGGCTGGGCCATGAACGGTGCCGTGTGGCGGCCGGTGGCCGAGCGGCTGGCGCAGGATTTCTGCTGCCATCTGGTCGATCTGCCCGGCCATGGCGGCAGCGGCATGGTCGAGCCCTACAGCATCGAAGCGATGGTGGCTGCGCTCGATGCCGCATTTCCCTTGCCGGTGCAGGTGGTCGGCTGGTCGCTCGGCGGCGCGGTAGCCACGCGCTGGACGCTGGCGCAGCCGGAGAAAATCCGCTCGCTCACGCTGGTGGCGAGCTCGCCATGCTTTGCCCAGCGCGACGACTGGCCGAGCGCCATGCCGCTCGCCACGCTGGCGCAGTTCGCCGCCAGCTTGCAGACCGACTGGCGCGGCACGCTCAAGCGCTTCATTTCGCTGCAGGCGATGGGTGATGCCAGTGCGCGCGTGGTGGCACGCGGGCTGACCGACGAGCTGTTTGCCCACGGCGAGCCGCAGGCCGAGGCACTGGCAGCGGCGCTGGAATTGCTGCGCAGCACCGATCTGCGTAGCGAGATCGCCCGGCTCGATCTGCCCATGCTGCTGCAGTACGGTGACAAGGACACGCTGACGCCGCTTGGCGCCGCGATCTGGCTGTCGGCACAGCAACCGAACGCCACTTTTATCGTGCATCGTGGCGCCGCGCATGCGCCCTTCATTTCCCATCTCGACGAGTTTGTCGACTGCCAGCGGCGCTTCCTCGCCGGCGTCTGA
- a CDS encoding type II asparaginase, whose protein sequence is MYATRLARYGAAVAFLGAAAFSHADSLPNVTILATGGTIAGTGATSTTTVGYTAAKLGVDKLIEAVPEMKTIANVSGEQVFQIASENMTNDHWLKLAKRVNELLKQSNVDGIVITHGTDTIEETAYFLNLVVKSKKPVVIVGAMRPATAISADGPINLYNAVGIAGSKDAQGRGVLVALNDEIQGAREVTKSNTMLANTFRAPDMGNLGYVVRGKPVFYRATARKHTVDTEFDVSKLVKLPEVDIVYGYANAKRTPIDAFVAGGDAGLVHAGTGNGSLATPVKEALKEARAKGVVIVRSSRTGSGITARNGEANDDELDFVAADNLNAQKARILLMLALTKTRDTKDIQRMFEVY, encoded by the coding sequence ATGTATGCAACTCGTCTTGCCCGCTACGGCGCTGCCGTGGCCTTCCTCGGCGCAGCCGCATTCAGCCATGCCGACAGCCTGCCCAATGTGACCATCCTCGCCACCGGCGGCACCATCGCCGGCACAGGCGCCACCAGCACCACCACGGTCGGCTATACCGCCGCCAAGCTCGGCGTGGACAAGCTGATCGAGGCCGTGCCGGAAATGAAGACCATCGCCAATGTCAGCGGCGAGCAGGTGTTCCAGATCGCCAGCGAGAACATGACCAATGATCACTGGCTCAAGCTCGCCAAGCGGGTGAATGAGCTGCTCAAGCAGTCGAACGTGGACGGCATCGTCATCACCCACGGGACCGACACCATCGAGGAGACAGCGTACTTCCTCAACCTGGTGGTCAAGAGCAAGAAGCCGGTGGTGATCGTCGGCGCAATGCGCCCGGCTACCGCGATCAGCGCCGATGGCCCGATCAATCTCTACAACGCCGTGGGCATTGCCGGCAGCAAGGATGCGCAGGGCCGTGGCGTGCTGGTGGCGCTGAATGACGAGATCCAGGGCGCGCGCGAAGTGACCAAGAGCAACACCATGCTGGCCAACACCTTTCGCGCGCCGGACATGGGCAACCTCGGTTACGTGGTGCGCGGCAAGCCGGTGTTCTACCGTGCCACCGCGCGCAAGCATACGGTCGATACCGAGTTCGACGTCAGCAAGCTCGTCAAGCTGCCCGAAGTCGACATTGTCTACGGCTATGCCAACGCCAAGCGTACGCCGATCGACGCCTTTGTCGCCGGTGGCGATGCGGGCCTGGTGCACGCCGGCACCGGGAATGGCAGCCTCGCCACCCCGGTGAAGGAGGCGCTGAAGGAGGCACGCGCCAAGGGCGTGGTGATCGTGCGCAGCTCGCGCACCGGCAGCGGCATCACCGCGCGCAACGGCGAAGCCAACGACGACGAGCTCGATTTCGTCGCCGCCGACAACCTCAATGCGCAGAAGGCGCGCATCCTGCTGATGCTGGCGCTGACCAAGACCCGCGACACCAAGGATATCCAGCGCATGTTCGAGGTGTATTGA